One genomic segment of Chelonia mydas isolate rCheMyd1 chromosome 1, rCheMyd1.pri.v2, whole genome shotgun sequence includes these proteins:
- the SYCP3 gene encoding synaptonemal complex protein 3 isoform X3, protein MAPSGRKHAGKAGKPIQEDQALCAYDFQEEEKKNLSGSEEDIREGDTPVIDKHGKKRPSVTPHAVVEEDVGGEVQTMLERFGADINKALLAKRKRLEMYTKASLKTSNQKIEHVWKTQQEQRQKLNQEYSQQFLTLFQQWDMDMQKAEEQEEKLASMEELEKNHENLLAGAQNELRKEMAMLQKKIMMDTQQQEMATVRKSLQSMLF, encoded by the exons ATGGCACCATCTGGAAGAAAGCATGCAGGGAAAGCTGGTAAACCAATACAGGAAGATCAAGCCTTATGTGCCTATGACTTtcaggaagaggaaaagaaaaacttGAGTGGATCAGAGGAAGATATTAGGGAAG gtGACACTCCAGTAATTGATAAACATGGAAAAAAAAGACCTTCAGTGACTCCTCATGCTGTAGTTGAAGAAGATGTGGG GGGTGAAGTACAGACTATGTTGGAACGATTTGGag CTGACATTAACAAGGCTCTCTTGGCTAAGAGGAAAAGATTAGAAATGTATACTAAGGCTTCTCTTAAAACCAGTAACCAGAAAATTGAACATGTTTGGAAAACACAGCAAGAACAGAG GCAGAAGCTCAACCAGGAGTATTCCCAGCAGTTCTTGACTTTATTTCAACAATGGGATATGGACATGCAGAAAGCAGAGGAACAGGAAGAAAAACTAGCG AGTATGGAAGAACTAGAGAAAAATCATGAAAACCTTCTAGCAGGTGCACAAAATGAACTTCGCAAAGAAATGGCTATGTTGCAAAAGAAAATCATGATGGACACT CAACAGCAAGAGATGGCAACTGTTCGCAAATCTCTTCAGTCCATGTTATTCTGA
- the SYCP3 gene encoding synaptonemal complex protein 3 isoform X2 yields the protein MAPSGRKHAGKAGKPIQEDQALCAYDFQEEEKKNLSGSEEDIREGDTPVIDKHGKKRPSVTPHAVVEEDVGGEVQTMLERFGADINKALLAKRKRLEMYTKASLKTSNQKIEHVWKTQQEQRQKLNQEYSQQFLTLFQQWDMDMQKAEEQEEKLANMFRQQQKVFQQARIVQSQRLKTIKQLYEQFLKSMEELEKNHENLLAGAQNELRKEMAMLQKKIMMDTQQQEMATVRKSLQSMLF from the exons ATGGCACCATCTGGAAGAAAGCATGCAGGGAAAGCTGGTAAACCAATACAGGAAGATCAAGCCTTATGTGCCTATGACTTtcaggaagaggaaaagaaaaacttGAGTGGATCAGAGGAAGATATTAGGGAAG gtGACACTCCAGTAATTGATAAACATGGAAAAAAAAGACCTTCAGTGACTCCTCATGCTGTAGTTGAAGAAGATGTGGG GGGTGAAGTACAGACTATGTTGGAACGATTTGGag CTGACATTAACAAGGCTCTCTTGGCTAAGAGGAAAAGATTAGAAATGTATACTAAGGCTTCTCTTAAAACCAGTAACCAGAAAATTGAACATGTTTGGAAAACACAGCAAGAACAGAG GCAGAAGCTCAACCAGGAGTATTCCCAGCAGTTCTTGACTTTATTTCAACAATGGGATATGGACATGCAGAAAGCAGAGGAACAGGAAGAAAAACTAGCG AATATGTTTCGCCAGCAACAGAAGGTTTTTCAACAAGCAAGAATAGTTCAGAGTCAGAGACTGAAAACAATTAAACAGCTGTACGAGCAGTTCTTAAAG AGTATGGAAGAACTAGAGAAAAATCATGAAAACCTTCTAGCAGGTGCACAAAATGAACTTCGCAAAGAAATGGCTATGTTGCAAAAGAAAATCATGATGGACACT CAACAGCAAGAGATGGCAACTGTTCGCAAATCTCTTCAGTCCATGTTATTCTGA
- the SYCP3 gene encoding synaptonemal complex protein 3 isoform X1 encodes MAPSGRKHAGKAGKPIQEDQALCAYDFQEEEKKNLSGSEEDIREGDTPVIDKHGKKRPSVTPHAVVEEDVGGEVQTMLERFGADINKALLAKRKRLEMYTKASLKTSNQKIEHVWKTQQEQRQKLNQEYSQQFLTLFQQWDMDMQKAEEQEEKLANMFRQQQKVFQQARIVQSQRLKTIKQLYEQFLKSMEELEKNHENLLAGAQNELRKEMAMLQKKIMMDTVSISIDLWGKTVKNVKTEH; translated from the exons ATGGCACCATCTGGAAGAAAGCATGCAGGGAAAGCTGGTAAACCAATACAGGAAGATCAAGCCTTATGTGCCTATGACTTtcaggaagaggaaaagaaaaacttGAGTGGATCAGAGGAAGATATTAGGGAAG gtGACACTCCAGTAATTGATAAACATGGAAAAAAAAGACCTTCAGTGACTCCTCATGCTGTAGTTGAAGAAGATGTGGG GGGTGAAGTACAGACTATGTTGGAACGATTTGGag CTGACATTAACAAGGCTCTCTTGGCTAAGAGGAAAAGATTAGAAATGTATACTAAGGCTTCTCTTAAAACCAGTAACCAGAAAATTGAACATGTTTGGAAAACACAGCAAGAACAGAG GCAGAAGCTCAACCAGGAGTATTCCCAGCAGTTCTTGACTTTATTTCAACAATGGGATATGGACATGCAGAAAGCAGAGGAACAGGAAGAAAAACTAGCG AATATGTTTCGCCAGCAACAGAAGGTTTTTCAACAAGCAAGAATAGTTCAGAGTCAGAGACTGAAAACAATTAAACAGCTGTACGAGCAGTTCTTAAAG AGTATGGAAGAACTAGAGAAAAATCATGAAAACCTTCTAGCAGGTGCACAAAATGAACTTCGCAAAGAAATGGCTATGTTGCAAAAGAAAATCATGATGGACACTGTAAGTATTAGCATTGATTTAtggggaaaaacagttaaaaatgtaAAGACAGAACATTAA